In Mesorhizobium sp. M9A.F.Ca.ET.002.03.1.2, the DNA window CCGGTGACGGCCTCGATGGCCAAATACTGGCTGTCCGACCTGCAGGGAAAAGTCGTCGACGAATGCCTTCAATTGCATGGCGGCTATGGCTACATGAATGAATACCCGATCGCCCGCATGTTCCGCGACGCCCGCGTCCAGCGCATCTACGGCGGCACCAACGAGATCATGAAATTGCTGATTGGGCGCTCTCTTTGAGCGGCACTCAGCAAACCCAAGGAGCAGAAAAATGGCCGAAGCTTATGTCTACGACGCCGTGCGCACGCCGCGCGGCAAGGGCAAGAAGGATGGCTCGCTGCACGAGGTGCCGGCGGTGCGGCTCGGCGCCAAGGTGCTCCAGGCGATCCGCGACCGCAACGGGCTGGACACCGGCACCGTCGACGACATCATCTTCGGCTGCGTCGATCCGGTCGGCGAGGCGGGGTCTGTCATTCCGCGCGCCGCCGCCTTCGAGGCCGGCTATGCGACTTCGGCGCCCGGCATGCAGATCTCGCGTTTCTGCGCCTCGGGACTGGACGCCATCAATTTCGGTGCAGCCAAGATCGCGCAAGGCGCCGACGAGATCGTCATCGCCGGCGGTGTCGAATCGATGTCGCGCGTCGGCATGGGCGCATCCGGCGGCGCCTGGTTCATGGACCCCTCGGTCGGCCTGCCGGGCTGGTTCGTGCCGCAAGGCATCTCGGCCGACCTGATCGCCACGAAATACGGCTTTTCGCGCGACGACGTCGACGCCTATGCGGTCGAAAGCCAGAAGCGCGCCGCCAAAGCCTGGGGCGAAGGCCGCTTCAAGAATTCGGTGATCTCGATCAAGGACCAGAACGGCCTGACCATCCTCGATCATGACGAGCACATGCGGCCTTCGACCGATATGCAGTCGCTGGCGGCACTCAACCCGTCTTTCATCATGCCTGGCGAAATGGGCGGCTTCGATGCCGTCGCGGTGCAGAAGCATCCCGAGGTGGAGGAGGTCAACCACGTCCATCACGCCGGCAATTCTTCGGGCATCGTCGACGGCGCGGCCGCCGTCCTGCTCGGCTCGAAGAAAGCAGGAAAGACGCTCGGCCTGAAGTCACGTGCACGTATCCGTGCATTCGCCAACATCGGCTCGGAGCCGGTGCTGATGCTGACCGGTCCGGTCGACGTGACCGAGAAGCTGTTGAAGCGCGCTAGGATGAAACTGTCGGACATCGACCTGTTCGAGCTCAACGAGGCTTTCGCCTCGGTGGTGCTGCGCTACATGCAGGCGTTCGACATTCCGCACGACAGGATCAACGTCAATGGCGGCGCCATCGCCATGGGCCATCCGCTCGGCGCCACCGGCGCGATGATCTTCGGAACGGTGCTGGACGAACTGGAGCGCCGCGACCTGAACACCGCGCTGGTGACGCTCTGCATCGGCGCCGGCATGGGCACCGCCACCATTATCGAACGCGTCTGACGGGGATAGAAAAGATGAACTACACCAATTTCACCCTCGACATCGACGCGGACGGCATCGCGCTGATCACCTGGGATATGCCGGATCGCTCGATGAACGTCTTCACCGAAGAGGCGATGCTGGAACTGAACGCCATCGTCGACAAGGTGGCGAGCGAAGCGGCTATCAAGGGCGCGGTCATTACCTCCGGCAAGGATACGTTCTCCGGCGGCGCCGATATCACCATGCTGCAGAAGATGCTGACGACCTTCGCCGCCGAAAAGGGCAAGGACGTCGAAAAGGCGACCAAGGCGCTGTTCGACAATGCCGGGTACATGACCGGCCTGTTCCGCAAGCTGGAAACCTCGGGCAAGCCATGGATTTCGGCGATCAACGGCACTTGCATGGGCGGCGCGTTCGAGCTGTCGCTCGCTTGCCATGGCCGTGTCGCGGCCGATTCCGACAAAGTCAGGATGGCGCTTCCCGAAGTGAAGATCGGCATCTTCCCAGGCGCCGGCGGCACCCAGCGCGTGCCGCGGCTGACCGACCAGCAGCAGGCGCTGCAGATGCTGACCTCCGGCCAGACATTGTCGCCGCAGAAGGCCAAGTCGATGGGCCTGATCCACGAGATCGCGGAGCCGCGGAAGCTGGTCGAGACCGCCAAGGCCATGATCAAAAATGGCTTGAAACCGGTGGCGCCGTGGGACGAAAAGGGCTTCAAATTGCCCGGCGGCCCTATCTATTCGGTGGCCGGCGCCAATCTCTGGCCGCCGGCCATCGCCATCCTGCGCCGCGAGACCTACGGCAACTATCCTGCCGCCGCCGCCATCCTGAAATGCGTCTATGAAGGCTTGCTGGTGCCGTTCGACACCGCCTTGCGCATTGAGCAGCGTTATTTCACCGAGATCATGCAGACCCGGGAAGCGGCGGCGATGATCCGCTCGCTGTTCGTGTCGCTGCAGGAACTGAACAAGGGCGCGCGCCGCCCGGCCGGCGTGCCGGAAACCAAATTCAGGAAGATCGGCGTGCTCGGCGCCGGCTTCATGGGCGCCGGCATCGCCTATGCCACGGCCAAGGCCGGCATACCGGTGGTTCTGCTCGATCGCGACATGGATGCCGCCG includes these proteins:
- a CDS encoding acetyl-CoA C-acetyltransferase, with translation MAEAYVYDAVRTPRGKGKKDGSLHEVPAVRLGAKVLQAIRDRNGLDTGTVDDIIFGCVDPVGEAGSVIPRAAAFEAGYATSAPGMQISRFCASGLDAINFGAAKIAQGADEIVIAGGVESMSRVGMGASGGAWFMDPSVGLPGWFVPQGISADLIATKYGFSRDDVDAYAVESQKRAAKAWGEGRFKNSVISIKDQNGLTILDHDEHMRPSTDMQSLAALNPSFIMPGEMGGFDAVAVQKHPEVEEVNHVHHAGNSSGIVDGAAAVLLGSKKAGKTLGLKSRARIRAFANIGSEPVLMLTGPVDVTEKLLKRARMKLSDIDLFELNEAFASVVLRYMQAFDIPHDRINVNGGAIAMGHPLGATGAMIFGTVLDELERRDLNTALVTLCIGAGMGTATIIERV